The Myotis daubentonii chromosome 1, mMyoDau2.1, whole genome shotgun sequence genome includes the window GTCACCGAGAGCTGCATTGGCATGGTAGTACCCAGCCAGGACCAGGCCGGCCTGCGCGCCCCACACATCTACCTGCCATGGGAAAGGGGCCATCAGTAGGCGGCCTGCGGGCGTTCACGCTGCTAGAGGCGGGGACAGGCGTGGGCTGGGGGAGTTGGGGGGTTCACGGTGGTTGGTGCGCGCCCAGCAGCCGCACCTGGTGGAGGGCGACCTCCAGCATGACGGACAGGGCCAGGTGGCTGTGGAACAGCGGCACACAGTCGGTGAGGCACAGGCACTCTCCCGACTGCGGCGCCGGCGCCAACAATAACCCGTTGACCGCGGCGTGCGGGTACCGGGCGGCGTGCAGGCACATCTTCCCGTAGGCCCGGGCCGAGATCTCCACCTCCCCCATGGCGATCCGGGCGCCCGCTCGCGTCTGCGGGGCTTCCTCCGGCGCCCGACACCCTCCCTGGGCCTTCCTGGGCCCCCTCGCTTAGGTTCGCTGGTAACCCTGATTGGGCTCGAAGGTGCCTTGGCTCTGGAGCCTGGGTCCAACCCGGCCCGGGACGTAGGCGGCCCGAGAGCATGCTGCAGCGCGGAGCCCgcgccgcccgcgcccgcccgcctCCAGGGGGCGGCCGCAGACCCGGAGCCGCCCGCTCCGAGACAGACCAGCTTCTAGGGGACTGACTACATGGTGCTCTGTGATAGGCTTAGAGGTTCTCATTTTGTCCAATCACCGGCCTCAGCCAAACTTGCCCCACCTTTGTCTCCAGCGGAGTGGAAAGGACCCACCGCTGTAAAGAGAACGGCCTGCACGCTGATTGGCTAGGCTGCCCAGCGTGGACCTGTGATTGCAGGATGGCTTCTGCGGTTACCTGCGCGGCCGGCCCCGAAGGGCCCGCAGGGTCAGCCCGCTCAGCCCGCTCAGCCCGCGTTAGGTACTTTGAACTTGGGCACGTAGCGAATTACCTTTCTCCTACTATCGAATGAGTGGGTTTGTACTCTAGACCGGCTCTTGCATTTAATAATGAGCCAACTACAGGTTATCTGGCCTTTGGTTTCCTTGATGTAATATCTGCAGAAACAAAGACAGCAATTGGCTGAAGgagggtaaaaaaacaaaaaaaaactatacagacCCATCCTTCCCACAATGTCCTGTGCTGTAATTTGCTTTAGCATAATGCCTTGGGagttttttttcctcccatcttTGAGAAGTTCAACCATTAACCTGTAATTCTTCCAGTGAAACTTCTTTCTCCAGGCTTGCTCTGAGCTGATGAAGGGATGAAaggcttttctttcttcattccctGACCTCAGCCAAAGAGCTTTCCTCTTGTCTGTCCAAACCTTGATTCATCCTATAAGGACTGCCCAAATActgcctcttccaggaagcaCTCAGATGGAAATAATCTTGTGAAAATCCCAAATACAAGTTATCTTCATGGCCTTCGTGGAAGGTAACAGTTTCCACCCTGTTCTTTAGGATGACTTCTTAAGAACAGAATGGGCATATAATTCATCTTTGTCTTCCTGGAACCCCCTACCTTTCCCGCCACCACATTCACATTCAGTGTCTGGACAAAGGTGGCACTCAGTAAATGCTTTCTGAATGAATGACACACACCAGAGGTAATCCACACAAAGTATTGGTAATTTATTTCCCTTCTAGCCCTGGGGTCAGTACATAGATGGCTTCTCTTCACCCTTTGGGTTGACAATTTTCTCCAGGTTGCTGCTAATGATATGATAAAGCTCAGCCTGAAAGAAGGCCAGAAGTACAGCAGTCAGGACCTTGGCGTTCCCTCTGTACCCCCTCATCCAAATCCCTTGGGGGCTTACTCCATACTCACATAGAAGGCCCTTAGATCCAGCACCATGGCCCTGAGCTCCCTATAGGCTGCCTCATCTCGCTCGTGCACCAAGGCCCGGTAATCCATCTGGGATGTGGAAAGTAAAGCTGAGTCAGGAGATTGAGAAATAGTCTGGTTTCCTCACAGGGAATAGGTAACTTGAGAATGAGCCCTTACACAAGAAACGGGATTCCCATCGTGCCAAACAAAAAAAGGGGTCAATGTTTTTGAAACCCAAATCGGTTTCCTAGGCAATGCTTTTACCTTAATATTCCCCATATTGGGAAGGTCATAAACAAGACAAAGAGGACTTCCAGCCCCCTTTCCTCAccctcccacctgccagcctCAGCTGAAAGGCTAGTAGACAATCTACTCACTACATGGGTCTCCTTGGAGGCCTTGGCCACAGCATCCCCGCGCTCTGAGAAGTACCTGCCAGGAGCAAGGGGAGTAACCACAGAGTGAGCATTCAGAGAGATACATTCCCTCAGGCCCTTCCCAAAGCCCCCCATCATCCCAATGGGACTGCCCAGCTTTGGGAGTCACAAAAAATGTCCCCATAGCcgctcccctaccccccaccgcCCATGGTGGCCTTCTTGCTGCCCTCACTTGGAAATGGTTGTCTGGAAGGCTTCTACTTTGGTCTTGACTGCATTCACCCTCTCCAGTACCTTCTCCTGCGGGGACAAAAGAGATGGGAGGTAAAGAAAACACTTCTTCTCCTCCTGTCTTCACTCAccatcttcttcctcctcccagtATGTCTAGCTCCTATTCCTTACTCCCTAACTCTCTCCCAGCTCTTAATGTCTTCACATACCCTTTTCTTACCTGGATTGCTACCCCAAAGTCATTTCCATCCTCAATCTTGGGGATCAGGTGCTGGATCCACGCGATCACCTACATGAAGAGGTTATCATGTTGGAATCATTCAACAAACTTACTGGGTTCTTCCTATTTCTGCTATTTCATAATAACAGCTATCTTTAATTGAGTATTTATTATGTGCTAAGTACCGTGTTATGTATTatacatctcatttaatctttcaagttatatacttttaaaaaaaactgctttatttatttatttgttattattattatttttaatcctcacccaaggatatttttccattgattttttaaaaaaatatattttattgattttttacagagaggaagggagagggatagagagttagaaacatcgatgagagagaaacatccatcagctgcctcctgcacactccctactgggtatgtgcccataaccaaggtacatgcccttgaccggaatcgaacctgggaccctggagtccgcaggccgacgctctatccactgagccaaaccggttagggctccattgatttttagagagagtggaagaaggaaaaacagagagaaatatcgatgtgagagaaacacatcaattgattgcctccaacatgcaccctgaccaggacccagactggggagaagcctgcaactgaggtatgggCCCTTAACCGGgactgaacccaggactctttggtccacagtctgatgctctattcactgagccaaatcgtcTAGAGCTCAAGTTACATATTCTTATTATACCCACttaacagatgaaaaaactgaaccATAGAACATCTAAGTGACTTACTTAAGATAACCAGCTAGGTAAGTAATAGAGTCATGATTTGAGCCCAGGCAGTTTTCCTCTAGGGCCCAAACTCTTAAATCAACCCACTATATTATAGCATCTGCACTATCCACCAGGTATAGCAGTGAGTTCTGAGGTTATGGAGGGGAATATAGGACGGTCTTTGATTTCAGGGATACCACTGTGATATCAGAGGTCTAGCAGAACAAAGGGTATCTAAACCCATGTCACAGAAGGACGTTTCCTATTCAGGAATAGTTGCCTGAATGAAGGACTTGCGTTTCTGAAGGacaccagggcctggcctggcttgTCTTCTCTATTTCTCTCAGTTCCCAGGCTTACcagaatacatttttctttgagAGTCCAGACTTCTGGCTTAACCAGGGCAAGCAGGGCCAGGAGCTTCTCATTCCCAGGGAGAAAGCCGCACTTAGGGACTGTGAAAAAGAGGAGATTTAGGCCCCTTCTTATCCAGCAGTCATTGTGCCACTTCCCTTTCCCTAGCtaccccttcttctctttcttaccTTCTTTCTTCTCCTGCTTATCTGTTTCCATCTAAAGTAGAAAAGGTGAAAGTAGCTTCAGAAAAGTCATGGAGGTTAGAGAGCTATCATCTGCACTGGGTTTACCGACTAAACCCCACACCCTGAGTGCCTTACCTCATCATCTTTGGGTGGGGGGTCTGGTATAGGGATGTCCAGTGAGGCTCGGAGAGAGGTCAGGTCAGCCACATTGAGGGAGTCCTCCTGCACAAAGCTTACTGTCAGGGGCTGCCTGACCTTCCCTCCACAcatcccacctgccctctccctcccaaccTCGGCTCAGGCCTCACACCGTCCTCGAGTTCCCAGTCCACCACTCACAACTGTTCTCTGCATGCTGAGCCCAGCTGTTAgttagggtgggtgggtggagaggaCAGAGGTCATGGGATGGAGCAAAAGGGGTCCATACTACTCACTTGCAAGAGCTGATTCAGGTGCATGATCTTCTGTGGCAAGAAGCTATAGAGGAATTCCTCAGCCTGTGGATTATATTGCAAGGGTGGGGAATCACAGAAAAGACTCAGTGAGATGTCTGAGAAGTGGGACTCGTAGGGCCCTTGAAAATTACTGAACCCAAGacctacaaatgaggaaactgaagtcctGAAAAGTGAAGGGACTTGCCCAACTGGGAAGTGGCAGATCCAAGGTTAAGGCTGTGGTATTCCTGCTTCGGGGCCACAGCGTCTCCCTCCACaccagaagaggagagagaagtggCAGAAATGGGGACAATATTAGAAGATATCAAATTAGAGGTAGAGATCAATTAGGTGCTTATCTTGGGTGAAGGCTTGATAAGGGAAGTAGGGCCCAAGTCTAGGGTGGGTTTGGGGATCACTCTGAGAGGTCGTGATCCTTAAGCATCGGTCTAAGATTCTCGGGCAAATAGCTTGAATCCAGAAGACTTACCTCCTGGAAAAGATTTTGCCTGAAGACGTCCACCTGCATAGAGAGCAGTACCCGAACGTTGGTTAAGGGTCTCAATTGTCAACAGTAAGATCCCGTCCCCAATTAAATGCCCTCCAACTTGGCTCTGGCCTTTCCCACCACCAGCCAGATTTCCTTGGAAGTCCATGCTCAGTGCAGAGACAGGCCAGAGGGCAGGAATCTGGGAATCCCGGGCAGAAGTGAAACCACTCAAGAGAGAGGTTGGGGTAGGTCTCGGGCACGGCCTTGGTCCCCTGAACGCCCAGCTTCGCCTCTATCCGGGAGGGCTCCCCGGCCCCCTCCTAGCTTCCCGGTCCCCATTACCTGTTTGCGGGCTTCCCCGCTCAGGCGCACCCCACAAGGCTTGGCCATGCTGCTCCAGCGGCTAGATCTCGGGTCTCTGGGCTCGCCTCCTGGGCTTTCGCTTTCACTCCCCACATTCCAGGCCCGCCCCCCTtaaccccacccccttcctctttcccccccgccccctggcagGCCGCCAACCGTAGGGAGCCCCTTAGCCATACTCAACCAGTTGAGACTAGGAGAGGCGGTGCTGACTCGGGTACGAGGCCAGGGGGGGTCCGAGGGAGGAGCTAGGGCGAGTGGAACCGCGAACGCTGAACTGGGGCGGCCCCGCCGGAGCAGGGGCGGGGCTTACAGGAAGTCAGTGTCGGAATGAGAGGTGGGGAGCGGGTGTTCAGAGGTGGAGAGGCATCGGAGCTGCGGGAGAAGTAGGAGGGGCCGGGGACTGGGGCACGCTAGCAGCTATGAAAGGGAGTAGGCGGGGGCTCCCTGCCGCCCACGCCGACTGGAGAAGACTCGCTGGAGCCCGGCACGGGCGCAGAGAGGGACTTCCCCAGGGGGGACCGGAGCCAGGCCTGCCGGTCCGGATGGGGCGGAAGGCTTGGAGGGAAATTAGGTAACGCCGCTCCCTGGGCTCCCCGGAAAGGGGCGGGCCAGCCTGGAGGAAGGCGGGGAATATCTCCAGCACTGGGTTCAAGTAGAGACGCCCTTGGGGAGGAGCCAGGGACCAtttacccttctcattggctggGAGCCAGTCTCCCTTCATGGCCACGCCCCCTTGATTTCGTGACCCCGCCCTTTCCTAACCTTAAACCCCGCCTCTTCCTCTGAAACTGAGTGGCAGTCCCGCCCTCTACTCCAGTACTTCCTGTTCCCGACTACCCCTGGCTGGGGGCCGGGGCCCCTAAAGTGACCGTGGCCGGAGTGACCCTGGGAGGCTGCGCCGCCTGGGTTGCGCTGCGAAGTCAGACCGCAGGCAGGAGGGCGGCGCTCGGGCCTCGCGCAGCCGGTGCGGGTCCAGGCGGGCCGCGGGGCTGGGCTGACTGCTGTCTCGGGATGCCAGGGGAGGAGGAGCGGGCCTTCCTGGCTGCCCGCGAGGAGCTGGCTAGCGCCCTGCGGAAGGATTCCGGGCAGGCGTTTTCCCTGGAGCAGCTCTGGCCGCTGCTGGTCACCTCTCTGCCGCCATCCGCCCGCTACCAGCAGCTGGACGCCGCACGCCTGATCCGCTGCAATGCTCGCGGGCAGGTGAGGCCGGGCGCCGCTGGGGAGGGGGACCGAGAATCTGAGCCCGAGCTAGGCGCTCACAGCTCTCTGCTCTGtgactgctctcagccccagACCTACCTCAGCACCCTTTCCACGGCCCTGAACATCCTGGAGAAATATGGCCGCAACCTCCTCAGCCCTCAGAGACCGCGTTACTGGCGCGGGGTCAAGTTTAATAACCCCGTCTTTCGAAGTACGGTGGATGCTGTGCAGGTGAAGCCCCTGGAGTCCCTTATGGGAGAAAGGGCTTGGGCTTGGGCTTGGGctagggaggggcggggggtgtaGAAAGGGCCTGAGCAGAATGGGAAGGGGTTCAGCCCTGTTGGGAAGAGGGCCTGCTGGGTGTTGACTGGTTGTGAATGTGTGGCAGGGGGGCCGGGATGTTCTGCGATTGTATGGCTACACCGAGGAGCAGCCGGATGGGTTGAGCTTCCCAGAGGGGCAAGAGGATCCAGATGAGCACCAAGTTGCTACAGTCACCCTGGAAGTACTGTTACTTCGGACTGAGCTCAATCTGCTGTTAGAGGTGAGGTGTCTCAGGTCTTGAGGGCTTAAGCACCAGGGCTGGGAAGGTCTGCCTAACTCCAAAGCCAGCCTAGGGATTCCCTTACTGTTCTTCCTGTGAATGTTGGGGGACCAGGTCTTAGAGGGACTGTAGGTGGGATCTCTTCTTTATCTTGTTTACAGAATAATCATCCAAGACAGCAAGCACTGGAGCAGCTGCTGAACGACAAAGCGGAAGATGATGCGAGGAAGGCAGGAATGGGGCTTTGGGGCCTGGTGAACAGAGTGGACAGGGGTTGGGGACTCTCCAAACCCTTGCCCATTCCCTGCCCTTTTTCCTCAGATGCTACAGCTCTCAGAGTTTGCCCCCCTCCTGAGAGAGATTGCTCCTGGCCCCCTCATCACACCCTCTGCCCCAGGTATTATTGGTCCTATCTTGGGAGGGGCAGGGTTAGTAGACCGTATGGATGGAAATTTGGAGCCCTTCTCTGTCTACCTTCTtggttatctttcttttttaaaaagaggttaaaATGGTTTCCTTAAGTCCAGATATGTGGAAAGTAGTCTGTGACTggttccccccttccccccccccccctgcccccaccccaaatcACATTCAGATGTAACCTGGCCTTTTTCAGAAAGATGTTCTATTCTTTCTCTCCTGTTTTCCAGGCTCCACTCCTGGTCCTTGCTTCCTCTGTGGTTCTGCCCCAGGCACACTGCACTGCTCAGCCTGTAAACAGGCCTTGTGCCCAGCTTGTGATCGCCTGTTCCATGGGCACCCATCCCGTGCCCATCACCTCCGCCAGACCTGGGCCCCTCACACTGCCCACTTGACCCCTAGGTGAGAGGCCTTCTCTTCTGGGAGGGAGTGAAATTGAGAGAACTTACAATTATTTGAGAATTTTCTGTGTACCATATTCTGTGCTAAAGACTGTCTTATAGAGGGCAAGTAGCTAGTAATTGCCCTCCAGGAGATCACAGACATACATGTTAAGCAAGTAGCAGTCACAACAAGATAGATTATCATGGTGTGCAAATAGGTAATAGGAGGATGCAACCCAGTCTGAAGATCAGCTCAATCAGCTGACAGTGTTTTAAGCACCTAGATGGGTCAGGCCCTATGTTAGGGATCTCTATCAGCAAGATGTAAACTTTAAGCTGTCATTTAAGTGTTGAATAGGCTACGGGTATGGGAGTGTTCCAGATAGAACAAAATGTGCGAAGGCGAGAGCCATGTATCATGCAGGGAATGAGGGAtggccagggtgggggacccaAGCACcaggggaccccgccccccctcagCAGGCCATGTCTGCTTTTTCCATTGCAGCTTACCTGCCGCAGCTCCACCACTGCCCCAGCTAACCTCCTTGCTGGCCCTCGGAGATAACTCTCTTTCGTCCCCTGATCCTGCAAGTGTCCGTCTGTCCTGGCACTGTGCCACCTGTTCCGTGCTAAATAAACCTTGGGCAGTGCTCTGTGAGGCCTGTGATCGGCCCAGAGGTTGTAAGGGGTTGGGGCTGGAGATTGAGGGTCCCCAAGGAGCTGGCGGCCTAGAAACTGAACTTGCACGGGGTCACTGGGCCTGCCAGAGCTGCACCTTTGAGAATGAGCCAGCGGCTGTGCTGTGTGCCATGTGTGAGCGACCTCGGCTGGCTCAGCCTCCTAGCTTGGTGGTGGATTCTCAGGATGGCGGCATTTGCCTGCAGCCCCTTCAGGTAACCTGTTCCTGGCCTTCCCGGCTCTTTATTTGCACCTGTTACCATAAGCCATTCTCTACCTCTTCGTCCCTGGTTTTCCATCAGTTTCCCCTTATCTTCCAAACCCGCTCCCGACATTTCCATCTTGAGCCTCAGCCAACTTTCAATGGGATAATTCTTTCTGCCTTCCCAGCAGAGAGATACTTTGCTCTCCTCTGCCCAGACTTCGATCTGGTACTGTATTCACTGTACCTTCTGCAAttcgggccctggctgggtatgTGCTATGTGTAACCGGACCAGCAGCCCCATCCCAGTAAAGCATGCCTCCCGGCCCAATGCCAGCTCTTTGGAAGAGCGACTCCCCAATCCAGAGCCTCCACGACGCCTCAGTGCCCCTCTGCCCAGTTCCTGTGGGGACCCTGAGAAGCAGCGCCAAGACAAGATGCGCCAGGACAAGATGCGGGAGGAAGGTCGTCAGCTAGTGATCAAGATCCGGGTGAGGATGGGGCTGGGATGAGGTGGGGCTGAgctggtgggggaaggagaggctgcAGTCAAATAACACGAATTCTTATAAATCTGGTGGTTGTTAGCCACAGCTACTTGTTATCGAACATATTGAACACTTCCCATATGATAGATGTCATGCTTAGCTCCGCTCACATGATCATAGTCTCATAGTCTGAGCTCAACCACTGTCAGCATTTTGGTGCTGTCTGAGGGGGGATGGAGGGCACCTTCCTGATCAGCCCTCTGTCTGGGTGGACTGTGCCTTAGGAAGGAGAAGCCGCAGGCGCCTGTCCAGAGGAGGTCTTCTCCGCTCTGCAGTACTCTGGCACCGAGGTGCCCTTGCAGTGGTTGCATTCAGAGCTGCCCTACGTGCTGGAGATGGTGGCTGAACTGGCTGGACAACAGGACCCTGGGCTAGGTGCCTTTTCCTGTCAGGAGGCCCAGAAAGCCTGGCTGGATCGTCATGGCAATCTTGATGAAGCTGTGGAAGAGTGCGTGAGGGCCCGGCGCAGGAAGGTACCAGCTGTGCTGGAGGTGGGATAGGGTTGAAGGTTGGAGGTCAGAGCCTCTCATATTCTCTCCTTTGCTTGctttttccctcttttctcctGCTCTCCACTCCCAACTCCCAGGTGCAGGAGCTCCGGTCCCTGGGCTTTGGGCCTGAGGAGGGGTCCCTTCAAGCATTGTACCAACACGGGGGTGACGTGGCACGGGCCCTGACTGAGCTGCAGCGTCAGCGCCTAGAGCCCTTCCATCAGCGCCTCTGGGACAGTGGCCCGGAGCCCACCCCTTCATGGGACAGTTCAGATAAGCAGGTGCTGGGAGGAGGTGAAGAGACacatggaggggga containing:
- the PSME2 gene encoding proteasome activator complex subunit 2, with translation MAKPCGVRLSGEARKQVDVFRQNLFQEAEEFLYSFLPQKIMHLNQLLQEDSLNVADLTSLRASLDIPIPDPPPKDDEMETDKQEKKEVPKCGFLPGNEKLLALLALVKPEVWTLKEKCILVIAWIQHLIPKIEDGNDFGVAIQEKVLERVNAVKTKVEAFQTTISKYFSERGDAVAKASKETHVMDYRALVHERDEAAYRELRAMVLDLRAFYAELYHIISSNLEKIVNPKGEEKPSMY
- the RNF31 gene encoding E3 ubiquitin-protein ligase RNF31 isoform X2, with the protein product MPGEEERAFLAAREELASALRKDSGQAFSLEQLWPLLVTSLPPSARYQQLDAARLIRCNARGQPQTYLSTLSTALNILEKYGRNLLSPQRPRYWRGVKFNNPVFRSTVDAVQGGRDVLRLYGYTEEQPDGLSFPEGQEDPDEHQVATVTLEVLLLRTELNLLLENNHPRQQALEQLLNDKAEDDARKMLQLSEFAPLLREIAPGPLITPSAPGSTPGPCFLCGSAPGTLHCSACKQALCPACDRLFHGHPSRAHHLRQTWAPHTAHLTPSLPAAAPPLPQLTSLLALGDNSLSSPDPASVRLSWHCATCSVLNKPWAVLCEACDRPRGCKGLGLEIEGPQGAGGLETELARGHWACQSCTFENEPAAVLCAMCERPRLAQPPSLVVDSQDGGICLQPLQRDTLLSSAQTSIWYCIHCTFCNSGPGWVCAMCNRTSSPIPVKHASRPNASSLEERLPNPEPPRRLSAPLPSSCGDPEKQRQDKMRQDKMREEGRQLVIKIREGEAAGACPEEVFSALQYSGTEVPLQWLHSELPYVLEMVAELAGQQDPGLGAFSCQEAQKAWLDRHGNLDEAVEECVRARRRKVQELRSLGFGPEEGSLQALYQHGGDVARALTELQRQRLEPFHQRLWDSGPEPTPSWDSSDKQSLVRRLLAVYTLPSWGRAELALSLLQETPRNYELGDVVEAVRQSQDRAFLRRLLAQECAVCGWTLPRNRMQALTSCECTICPDCFRQHFTIALKEKHITDMVCPACGRPDLTDDTQLLSYFSTLDIQLRESLEPDAYALFHKKLTEAVLMRDPKFLWCAQCSFGFIYEREQLEATCPQCRQTFCVRCKRQWEEQHRGRSCEDFQNWKRNNDPEYQAQGLAMYLQENGIDCPKCKFSYALARGGCMHFHCTQCRHQFCSGCYNTFYAKNKCPEPNCRVKKSLHGHHPRDCLFYLRDWSAPRLQKLLQDNKVMFNTEPPAGARAVPGGGCRVMEQKEVPNGLRDEACGKETPAGYAGLCQAHYKEYLVSLINAHSLDPATLYKVEELETAVERYLHVHPQPLAGEDAPAYHARLLQKLMEEVPLGQSIPRRRK
- the RNF31 gene encoding E3 ubiquitin-protein ligase RNF31 isoform X1, with the translated sequence MPGEEERAFLAAREELASALRKDSGQAFSLEQLWPLLVTSLPPSARYQQLDAARLIRCNARGQPQTYLSTLSTALNILEKYGRNLLSPQRPRYWRGVKFNNPVFRSTVDAVQGGRDVLRLYGYTEEQPDGLSFPEGQEDPDEHQVATVTLEVLLLRTELNLLLENNHPRQQALEQLLNDKAEDDARKMLQLSEFAPLLREIAPGPLITPSAPGSTPGPCFLCGSAPGTLHCSACKQALCPACDRLFHGHPSRAHHLRQTWAPHTAHLTPSLPAAAPPLPQLTSLLALGDNSLSSPDPASVRLSWHCATCSVLNKPWAVLCEACDRPRGCKGLGLEIEGPQGAGGLETELARGHWACQSCTFENEPAAVLCAMCERPRLAQPPSLVVDSQDGGICLQPLQQRDTLLSSAQTSIWYCIHCTFCNSGPGWVCAMCNRTSSPIPVKHASRPNASSLEERLPNPEPPRRLSAPLPSSCGDPEKQRQDKMRQDKMREEGRQLVIKIREGEAAGACPEEVFSALQYSGTEVPLQWLHSELPYVLEMVAELAGQQDPGLGAFSCQEAQKAWLDRHGNLDEAVEECVRARRRKVQELRSLGFGPEEGSLQALYQHGGDVARALTELQRQRLEPFHQRLWDSGPEPTPSWDSSDKQSLVRRLLAVYTLPSWGRAELALSLLQETPRNYELGDVVEAVRQSQDRAFLRRLLAQECAVCGWTLPRNRMQALTSCECTICPDCFRQHFTIALKEKHITDMVCPACGRPDLTDDTQLLSYFSTLDIQLRESLEPDAYALFHKKLTEAVLMRDPKFLWCAQCSFGFIYEREQLEATCPQCRQTFCVRCKRQWEEQHRGRSCEDFQNWKRNNDPEYQAQGLAMYLQENGIDCPKCKFSYALARGGCMHFHCTQCRHQFCSGCYNTFYAKNKCPEPNCRVKKSLHGHHPRDCLFYLRDWSAPRLQKLLQDNKVMFNTEPPAGARAVPGGGCRVMEQKEVPNGLRDEACGKETPAGYAGLCQAHYKEYLVSLINAHSLDPATLYKVEELETAVERYLHVHPQPLAGEDAPAYHARLLQKLMEEVPLGQSIPRRRK